Part of the Triticum urartu cultivar G1812 chromosome 2, Tu2.1, whole genome shotgun sequence genome, CGTTATATGCCGAGGCCAATGGCCCGCTCTCCGTATGCTTCGATACCAAGTAATAATCCACACCCTCATGAAGGTGGGTGCTCTCAGTGCACGAAATAAATCATGCTCGAGCTCCTTGGTTTGGACAAATTTGAGATGAGAGGAATGCACGGGTTTTTCAACAGAAATCTACCCCACCGCCGGGGTCATCTTTGGCATGATCAAGAGATAAGTAAAACTTTGGGTTATTGTGGGAGCAACAAAAACTAGGTCATATCCGGAGATTGACTTTTGTAACTTGGGATGTGTGTGGGAGTAGCTATATTCTCCTCTCTTAATTAATCGATGAGACAAAGCTTACGCCTCTGTTTCGAGAAAAATATGTTTGTATATAGAGATAGTCTTCTATCACTTGTCCTCAAAGTTCTACTGGTTCTAAATGGTCACCATACCAAAACGTAGCTGTCGAGTTTATGACTCGATGATGGCATCATGTCCTTTGTTTTGTTAATCTCAAATCACACGACATAAATTGTCTAAAGATACAAATAATACATCCACTTGAAGTAaagaaatttcaaaaaaaaattgtttCAAATGTGGACACATGACGAATACTAAGGCATTAATTCAACGCAGCACTGTTTCTCTTCTCTACAATGTTTAACGACCCCAACGAGTTCCGAAGAATTACAACGAGTTAATAAAAACTAAAAAAGCAGCTCCTAAACGTGGACATGACGAATACTAAGCAGAATTCAACGCCTGTATATGCTTCTCTACTCAAAAGCCCACTGGTTCTCCCTGCGGatctctgcctcctcctccggtgtAAAGTCATtcttgatgttgaaggtcttgcGGATCTCCTCGGGAGTCTTGCCCTTGATCATGTCGGCAACAGTCTGGCAAGTAAGGTCCAGCAATCCCTTGATGTCAAGGTAATTTGCAGCCAGGATGAGGTCGAAGAGGATGGCCTGGTCGACCTTGATGAACTCAGCGTCCCAGCTCTTCATGTCCTCGGTGGGGGCTGGCGCCGCGGCTGCCGCAGAAGCGGAGGAGCTGGCGTCTGCGGCTGCGCCGGAGTCGGCCGGCTTGGGGCTGGCTTGGACATGCTTATTGCAGTACTCAATGACCATGGAGAGGGTCTTCGAGTTGACGTTGGGGAGCGGGATGGCGTTGTCGGCGCACTCGTCCTCGATCATGTGGCGGATGGTCTGGGACTCCATGGCGACCGCCTCGTCGACCTCGAACTCCTCGCCCTCCAAGCTCTTGAGCGTGATCTTCTTCTCTCCCTCCGCGGCCGCCATCGATCCGAGGATTGGGAGGCGAACGCGATACGATCGAAACCCTAGCGAAACCTAGCGAGAAACGCTGCGGCGTAAGACAGAACGAAAGATGGGAGCTCGGTTGCGTCTTGGGCTGGGGCTGGGAACCGGCCGGGGCTATTTATATCGTAAACTCGGGCCGTATTCATCAAGGAGTCGGACTCGGGCCGTATTCATATTCATCTTCATCAAGGAGTCCCTCGTCATTGCGTCAGGTCTCGTCAACGTGTCTGCTAGTGAATTTGTTTGGAGATTCTATATAGGCGAACGTTACGTAGCGTCTAGTACTCGTAGGTGGTGATGGAGAATATTCCGGTTTAGAACGGCCCAGTTCATAAGGTTAACCGGGCCAAAAACCGCGCACAAGGAATGAACCCTTGTTGACCACATGATCAGTGGCGGAGGTAGGAACAAATTTTATGTGTGGGAAAATTTGTGAggaaaaaatatttttatttttagaaAATGTAGGTAATATTATATGCACATGTAATAGGAAAGATGTGGTATAcgtactagttactactgtagtatACATATGCCTAGTATATGCGGCAAACTTTAGGTATGGCGGACACCAAAGTAGCATATCAGCAATGGAGTCGCGTCAAGCTCGGGTGAGGAGGTGATTCGTCATTCTTTTATTCGGTGGCTGTTGTGATGGTGccggaggcagatgacgagcgtTGGTGTAAACCTCAGATATGTTCTACCATCTTTTCAGTTTTGTCATGTCGGTCTTTATATAACTTGTACTTTGTTCTTTATGATATAAATGAAACACGTATTGCCACGCAAAAAAAAGCTATGTCGGACACCAAAGCTTGCCAAATAACTGACTCCGCCACTTCGAAATAAGGATGCCATATGGTATTTGATCTTGCCCCTGCTCCCTTTTTCATGGAGAAGGAAAGATGAATTTCTCCATCCATTGAAACTAGTTCGCGATTGACCAGGCTCGAATGTGCATCCACGAAACAAGGCTACAATCACACAAAAACACACACCTTGATCCGGGCTTGGCACTCCGACATCTCCATTCGCATACGTGCGACAACATTTGGTGCCTCCGCTCCATTTCAACTGGAACTTTCGATCCATTACttggattttttttttgaaaattctcATTCTAAGAAGTGCTCTGTTTAATTACAGCGATAATACCGAGCGGTTGGTACTTGATACTTCCGGGTTATTCGATCCTCGTAGAAAAGGTTCTACATTGTTGCGTTCAGGACCACTCTTCTTGCCTTCGTCCGCACTTCCGAGTGTTGAATATTGCCCTGGCCACTCAGACTTCTTTGTACCATATGGATAGTTACTCTAGTTTTCTATCCATGCTTCTGAGCCTTGGTTACTTTTTCCATAACAGATAGATATTGAACTCTCTTTTTTTTTGCAGGGGTAAAGGAGTTTTGTATTACTCAAGAGCCGAGAAAGTCTTCCCTACCCAGTCTAGGGATATTACATGGACCGGAGCCAATCCAAACCACAGTGCGGTCCTCCGTCCAACCAAAGTTTGCTAAGACATGACtaacattattttgctctctacTAATATGAGTAATACTACACTCTCTTTCACCCAGAAGTCTCTTGATCTCCGTGACCACCATCGAGTACTGCGAACGATCTTGGTCCTGTGACGAAATCATCTGGACTGCTTGCTTGCTATCACACTCCAGAATAATTGGTAGATTAGTCCACTGATGTGCAAGAGCCAAGCCCTCCATACAGCCCGCCAGCTCTGCGTGAAGTGCATCAGGGCAGGACCAAAGTGATCTGCTGCAGGCAGAGATAATGATTGAGCCGTCATGCCTGCGAAGGACCATACCTGAACCTGCTCGGCCATCCTTGCTAGAAAATGACCCATAGATGTTCAGTTTCGTCCAATGATCTGGGGGTGGCTTCCACTTGGCTGGTTCTATCCTTGCTGGTCGCACATGCGATAAGGAACAAACAGTACTATCGTCCTACAGCCATCTTTCCTTTAGCCCAATCACCGCTTGGAAATTGCTGGATGCCTAGCCAGGAAGTGGCGTAGTTTTGCAAGAACCTTCTGGACACTTCCATGGGCGGTGGCTGCTTATCACGTGTAATTTCATTACGCACATACCAGCAACGCCACATGACCAACAACATCCTCATGCGGTCAGCGTCGTCCAGATTAGCAATGAGATCCAGTAGCCACTCTGGCCCAGTATTTCGCACCGTCCTGACATCAGGGATCTGCCAAACTTGCGACATGGTTCGCCACAACTCGACCGCACGTGGACACCTGCAAAACACATGGAATGTGTCCTCTCGCTCGAGACCACACAGTGGGCATATGTCAGTTTTTTCAATATGACGCTCTAGCTTATTCGCCCATGTAGCAAGAGAATTTGTTGCCACACGCCAGCCAAATACACGCACATTAGGAGGAGCAGGGCATCTCCATAATAATGCCCAGACGGCACGTCCCCCGTTCGATGTCCTGCTCGCCGCGACTGAAGAAGGACGAAGTTTGTCCTCAAGCGCCAGCCGGTACGTGCTCCGCACGGTGAAGATACCAGTGCGTTGGGATCCCCAAGCAAGCACGTCCTCCCCCAGACTTGGTGAAGCCTTGATCTTCAGGATTTCTTGGACATCTACCGATAGGAAGTACTGCTGCAGTAGGTCACCACGCCATGCACTGTGAGGCAATTATATCTTTCGTTGTATCAAGGCAATTAAGTCTTTGTTTTGTAACTTTTGTTCGGGTGACCTCCGGAACTGCATTGTGTTTCTGAACTTGAGGGTATCTTGATGCAGATGCTCCAAATGCAGGAACAGTTGCTGATCCAGTACATTATTGTAGCGTCATCTACGGCGTTGTCCGTGACATTCAGGTTACGGTGGCTTGCTCAGCACCAACTCATCTATCCTCTATCCATTCCACAGCATACACGGCCATCTCAAACCAAAACAAGCTACTAGTTCACATCTCGCTTAATTCATAAAAAGTTCATCATCTATACCTCGCttaatccataaaaaatcattATGTATAAAAAGATGTTCATACCCCCCGAAGGGCCGGACGGCCAGACGGCCACGTCGCCCACATAATACGTATTGGGTTGAGCCCACAAAGCAACTGGTTTTCTCCCAGGAATCGCTAGCATACCCCCAAGCCAACGTGCACGTTCTAGAAAAACTAACGTGTGATGCGCTAGTTTGCATTAAAAAAACCGTGTGATACCGCTAGTTTGGTGCAGGTGAGGTACCATATTTCAGTTTTTTATTTTCTCATTTCCTCCTTTTTATGAAAATTTCAAAATGTTTAAATATATAGATATATAGAAAAAAGTGTTTTACTAATTCTTCTAAAATGTTCACAGTGTATGTATCTAAGGTTATCATGTATTAAAATTTTTCATCCTTCattttcaaaaaatattaatcatgtaCTAAAAATGGTCATCATGTATTAAGAATTATTCATCATGAATTTCAAATTTTTTCATCATGTATCTAAACAAATGCTCATGGGGTGTTTCAAAGCCATTCACCGTGCATTAAAAAACTATTTGTCATATATTTCTGAAAATATTGTGTATTTCAAAAGAAAATCTTCATAGTGTATTATAAAAATGATAATCATATATTCCATAGAAAATAATCATGTATTATCAGCATGTTAATCTTGTATAAAACTATGTTCATCATGTATTAAAAATTGTCATCTTGTATTTTAAAAATACACCcaggaaagaaaaagaaaaataaaactaaactaaaaatATTATTAAATAATAAAATGAaaagagaaaaatgaaaaaaGGCAAAATCAAAAAATACGATGAACATTTTTCATACACAGTGGCGGTTTTGAAAACACATGATGTATATTTTTTTAAATATGCCAAGAACATTTTATTAAATGCATGACGGAGATTTTTTTAAAAACACTAGCAAACAATTTTTTATGCACAATGAACATTCTTTTAAGCAAGTGATGAAAATATATAGAATACACTATTTAAAAAAACTTCGAATAATTATTTTGTGcacgatgaacattttttaatacatgatgGCAGTTAAAAAATACATAATGAACATATTTTAAAAAGCGTTGAATacttttttaaatacatgattaacaatttttaaaaatatagtgatatttGTTAATATACAAGAAAAACACTAAGAAGCAAACAAAACTGGggtagaaaaagaaaacaacaaagCAAAAAAGAAACAAATGAAATGGCCCACGTGTGTACGATAGTGCTTCATATATGTCGCAGTAAGCGAGATATAGCACTGGCTCACGCATGATGGGATTAAGCAACTACCTAGGCGATGGGCTTCATAGGTCCATGCTTGTAACTGATAGGGGCCAAAGGCTATGTGgaattttgttttcttttgcaaCCCGCATTTGAAAGATGCCCACAAAGGCAAACTACAATGTGCGTGCTACATTGGTCGAGAACAGAGAGGAAGAAGACAACATGCCTCTACAGGCGATGGAGCCCAAGCGTGGAGATGGAACAACCGGCTGCGTGCGTAAGAGGGTGCTCACTGCTTAGGAACGACGGTGCACATCAACCGGCTTACAATGCCTTCCTCCCCCGATCGATTGACCATTTTCTACTTCATTGATTTGCAGCCCCATCTCTCCTCGCACTGATCATTCATCCTCTCACTCTCGTCACCATCATCATATTGCTTCAATAAGGTCCCAACTGCTAGGGATATGGATGCACGAAGAACAATACTtctcagagagagagagagagagagaggagcacgCGCGCACAGTAACTCTACTCCACAGAATGTTGTCAGGGCCCTTAGTCCGCTTCTATATGAACACCAACAGAGAGAACAATACCCATGTGTTGTTGTAGGTGTATCACAGGTTCCTCTGATGCTAAAAGGGCCAGACTGTATCCCACGTATGGCCAGGATAGTGAGATCCCTACGCGTGACAAAATGGACATAACTGACCTCAAGCGCAACTATTTCACAAACTAAACCATAGGCTAAACAAATTCACCCAACTAACCCTTTTGTGTAGCGCCCGACAGGTCGGCACTGCACTACACTGAGTAGCGCCTGACTGACATACGCTGCAATCTTGGCCAATGTGGCACCTCGAGGCTAGACCGGGCCCGACTCCTGGTTGTGCAACGCCTAGGTGAAAGGAGCTACACTACCCTGTGCAGCACCTAGGTGAAAGGAGTTGCACTACCTTATATTAAAACTGTTCTAACTTTTAATCCGTGCATCCGATGAAAACATGTCTTATATGATTGTTGTGCATTTTTTCGTGTTCTACGCAAAGGTGGTATTTTCATCTATGTTAGAATCAATTTGCTTGATGAAAACTCGATTGCAAAAGTGCATCATAATATAACTGACAAAATCTATTAAAACTTACAAACTTGGCATGATAATAGCCATTGACCTATAGCTCTTATGCATTTGCATTCTACATGAGTTATGCCATGCCTATGCTTTCCATGTTAATCATCTTTAACATGTTCATTTGTTGCATCTAAGTGACTAACATGATATAAATGAACTTCTGTTCTAGAAAGTTGCATTTTGTAAGATCCATCGTAATTAATCTTGACATCCTATgaatatgatctaattatgtaaGCTGGAAAATTTTATGTCTACTTTAAGTCCATGTCATTTTCATACCCACTAAATATTTGCATCACTATGTTTTGAAATACTGAAGTACCTAAGGCAATGTTCTGCTAGATTGACActtgttaatttcaccaagtcacTCGATGTCAACAGAACTTTGCATTTTGTAAAATACATAGTAAATCAACCATGCTTCATATAGAATAACTTTATATATGAATTTTGAGCATCTCCATGTCTAACTTCAGTATATCCAACATGTGGAAATGTTAAAAACATTTAACCTGATGTTATGTTGCACTAAAGTAGGCATTAATGTTGTTGACATATTTGTCGCATATCTTACATAATCATATCTTGAGTTTTACAAAACCCTTTGGCATGAACTTGATATGTTTtttattcagaattttttgaaGACTGGCTTAGTTTTCTTGATAACTAAACTCTGTTTTTCATTAGGCTTGTAAGATAAGCCTGCTGACTTCCAGCTAGTAGCACTGACATCTAGTTTTCTTGTCAACTATATTTTGTCATCCTGGTTAGCACGAGGCCGTCCTGGGCTATCAAGTTCAAATCGACTCACTTTGTACCGACCTTATATATATAGCATGGAGATGTTATATCCAACATGTGGAAATGTTAAAAACATTTAACCTGATGTTATGTTGCACTAAAGTAGGCATTAATGTTGTT contains:
- the LOC125534362 gene encoding SKP1-like protein 1 isoform X3, with the translated sequence MAAAEGEKKITLKSLEGEEFEVDEAVAMESQTIRHMIEDECADNAIPLPNVNSKTLSMVIEYCNKHVQASPKPADSGAAADASSSASAAAAAPAPTEDMKSWDAEFIKVDQAILFDLILAANYLDIKGLLDLTCQTVADMIKGKTPEEIRKTFNIKNDFTPEEEAEIRRENQWAFE
- the LOC125534362 gene encoding SKP1-like protein 1 isoform X1; protein product: MAEQKKITLKSLEGEEFEVDEAVAMESQTIRHMIEDECADNAIPLPNVNSKTLSMVIEYCNKHVQASPKPADSGAAADASSSASAAAAAPAPTEDMKSWDAEFIKVDQAILFDLILAANYLDIKGLLDLTCQTVADMIKGKTPEEIRKTFNIKNDFTPEEEAEIRRENQWAFE
- the LOC125534362 gene encoding SKP1-like protein 1 isoform X2; amino-acid sequence: MNTARKITLKSLEGEEFEVDEAVAMESQTIRHMIEDECADNAIPLPNVNSKTLSMVIEYCNKHVQASPKPADSGAAADASSSASAAAAAPAPTEDMKSWDAEFIKVDQAILFDLILAANYLDIKGLLDLTCQTVADMIKGKTPEEIRKTFNIKNDFTPEEEAEIRRENQWAFE